AGGTTCCTGTGAGTTCGCGGACTTCGAGTACCTCTTCGTGACGATGCAGGCTGTAGGTTCCGATCAAGTTGATGCGCCCTGACGATCCCCACCGGGTGGGGATCGCGAATTGGTGCCCAGAACCACGCTTGAACCAGGTCGCACCCACCGACAACATCAGGGAGAGGCCCGTCTGATCAAGGTATTTCAGGGTCAATCTGCCGTCCAGTGCCCCTTTTTTAAGGTCTCGAGGGAGTCCTGATGGTGCTGAACGATGTCCGGGTCGAGCTGTTTGGCTGGTGAATAGCGGGCCCGCTTCCAGCTGTATCCCAGGCGCTGGAGATGATTAGCCAGCGCGCGAGGTCCGATGGTGACTCCGAACGTCCTGCTGATCTGCTCGGAGAGCAACGGAGCGTTCCAGAAGCGCTCTTCGAGCAGTTTCTCGCGGAGAAACTGCTCGATCTCTGGGGTCATGTGGGAAGGTCGACCCGGTGAACACGCGTCCGCCAACCCAGGAATGCCGTGTTGGGAGAATCTCGTCAGGTCATTGTGAATCGCCTGATGGTTCCGATTGAAGTGGTTGGACAGCTGAGGAACGGTCCAACCTTGTCGGTGAAGGCGCAGAATGCTGGCCCGAAGTCGGACCTTCGGGCAGGTGTGCCGACTGGTTTCCAGCTCACGAAGTCGCTGGTCATCTTCTTCGGAAATCTCAATGCGCCGATGGGAACGGGCCATGCCCAAGTCTACTTCTTTGGTGCGTCGTACTTAAATGACTGGTCCAGAACCGTGTGTGCGACGCGGTGGGCCTGTGCCATGAACGGCAGGGCGACCAACTCGACAACTGCGTGCCCTTTCTGGATGAAGTTTTCTTATGTTTTAAAAGCATTTAAAAATATAAGAAGATCTTCTTCTAGGCATCGAGGAAAATTCCGCCTCAGACGACAAAAAACAATTTTTTCACCCAAAGAGTCGGAGGTAATTCACCCAAAGAGTCGGTGGTGGATTTCAGCAATTCACTCAAAGAGTCGGAGGCAGGCAGTCCAGAACTCACCCAAAGAGTCGGAGGTAATTCACCCAAAGAGTCGGTGGTGGATTTCAGCAATTCACTCAAAGAGTCGGAGGCAGGCAGTCCAGAACTCACCCAAAGAGTCGGAGGTAATTCACCCAAAGAGTCGGTGGTGGATTTCGGCAATTCACCCAAAGAGTCGGAGGCAGGCAGTCCAGAACTCACCCAAAGAGTCGGAGGTGATTGAACGAAAAAGCGGAGGGATTTCCCTCCACTCCTGGTGTTCTATCAGTTGAGCAAACAGATCAGACAGCCTGCTCCCAACGATCAAGTTGTGCGGCCACTGACGATGGATCAAGGTCGGAAAGCTGCCGTGACAAGTCGAACGTCGTGATTCGGCCATCTTTGTAGAGTTCCCATAACCGGGGCTTGTACTGCCGGATGTTGGCTTCCTGCCAAGATCTAGACACGACTTTAAAGGTCATCTCGAAGGCAGCTTGGTTTGGTGTTGGCATGACGTCGTCAATGGGTAAAAGCTCCCGGATAGGTTGTCTGGCCGTGGGTTTTTCTGGCAAACCGGTGACGCTGTTGTACTTGCCTGGATTGATCAACATGTCGTGGAGTAGCCCTGGTCGGCTGCGAACTTTCCGGCTGTAGTCAGTCTGGAGCAGCCTCTCGAACTGCCCCAGGACTGTCCGGACATGCTCTGGTGTCAGCTCAGTGGCCAACTGAATGGCGCGCTGTTCTCCGAGGTGTGGTCGGAGTAGTTGTGCAACCTCTGGGTTGACCGGCTGCATTTCTTCTGCAGCGAACGTGTATGACACGGTTTTGGCATCACCTCGGCCACTATATTTGACCTCCGCTAAGTAGCCTGCGCTCTGCAAGGCTGCATGTGCAGGTTCCAGGGCCCGCTGAATTTTCTGAACGAAGTTGAGCTCTGGAAGATGATGCGTCAACCCAAGGTGATCGGCCCAGGCGACGAGCGGGAGTTCCATGCACAGCGGCGCTGGTCCACTTGTCGTTGAGGTGGTGCGGAGGAGCGACAGTGCTCGGTAGACGCTCCGCCCCATCGGCTGTTTGATCTGACCGAGAATGGCACTATTGAGCGGCCTAATGTATCCAATGCGAATGCTTCTCGTCAGTTCCGGATCCAGGCGGATAACCAGCTTTGTTATGCCTTGCCACTGACCCGGATTCTTGACAGTGGGATCAGTAACGTTCTCAACCCAGTGTTTGCTGACGATGGACAGTTTGATGCTGCGTGCGTGCTGTTTACCCTCATCAAACCAGGCTTCGCTGATCTTGAGGGCGGTCCACTGGAGCCGCTCCAGAGATTCTTCAAGGCGCTGAAAGACACGCTCACAGTCCGGCAGACCGCTCAATCGAATGAGTTCGGTCGCGGTCAGCCGGATCTCGCCTCCAGGTTCAACATTCTGTAACACGGCTCCTGTGATCAGGCCCATCAACACGTCATTGTCGAGACCGTGTGGGACCACGTGACCATTAGCTGCGGTGCACTCAATGGCAATTTCTCCAAACGCGTCCAACTGGAGTCTCTTCTGCCAGTGCTGCAGCTTGGTTCGGTTTGTGGCTAGGATAACGTTCAGCCGAGCTAGGTTCAGCTCATCGTGATACTGCGCTTCACGAATTGGCTTCATGGGCAGCCCTTTAACCATGGCGCCATCATACGGTTTTGGAGTAATTCAATTTGGGCCGTCATGCCGACACCGTCCCATGTGTAGGGGTGATCGTCGCCTCGTTCTGACGGCCCTCTCAGCACCTGACACTTCGGGAATTTGACGTGTGGGTGGGCGGAAAAGGCGTTTTGAGCAGCTCAAAGCAGCCCCAGAAGGCCTCCCCGCCCCACCGCACCGCCTGACTCAGCACCTGCCACCCCATTCGCACCTGGCTGACCACCGCCCGTCCCCGATTGTCCTGCCGCGGTGGGCTCTCCTGCCCCGTCTGCGCACCCACCCGGGCCATCCACGCCAGTGCGACACACAGCAGTCCGAACAGCCGCGAGATCCGCTCAGGGGCCGTCATGTGGGTCGCCTCCAGGTTCAGCCCGCGGCCCTTCAACGACGAGAACGCGGACTCGATGCCCCAGCGGAGACGATACGTGCTCAATACGTCCAGGACGGGTAAATCAGAGGCGACGATCACCCTGTCCCCCGCGGGGGACAGGGTGATGACCACGTGCATCCACCCGCCATACACCCAGGTGCGCTCGAATAGCGTGCGGACTTCACCCGGTTGCAGTGTGGTGAACAGGTCCCGAGCGAGCTCATCCTCGACACGGGTGTTCTCCCGAATGCGCAGACACTGCCGGATGCGCTTCCAGCGCAGGGACGTGCACCACTCCTGCCCCACGAACTCCCGGTCCGCGATGAGCACGGCCCAGCGTCTGGCGGGCAGGACCTTGAGCAGACGGGCGACCAGGAGGATCCGGGCCCCGGTGCTGCTGTTCCCCTGGTGTGGAAGGATCGACCACACCAGCGGGATGACGGCGCCCCCGAGGATGGCCCCCAGGACCAGGATGTTCAGCGGGGTCTGGCCGTAGTGCCACGTCGTCCGGTCCATGATCTAGCGTGAGCTTGCCGTCGGGGAGCAGGGGAAGCAGGACGTCACAGACGTCCTGCGGGGTGAGCTGAGCATCGTGGAAGACGCGGGCCACGGTGCGGGTCTTGGATTCGAGACTGGCGTCCCGGGGCAAATGGAGCGCGATCTTGCGGTGCCGGGTGGACTCCGCCTGAAGCAGTGCCAGGAGCACTTCGGCCAGACGCCTCAGGGCATCAAGGCGGCGATGAGGCAGGTGGGCTTTGAGGTGGGCAGCCAGCGTGTCAGCATGCAGGCGGGCGGTATCGCGGATTGTCACAGACCCAGATACCGCCCTTTGTCATGCCGCACTGCGTCCAGAACGCCATTCAACCTGAAGTGTCAGGTGCTGAGGCCATCGGCTCATGGACGAGCCGCTCTGTACCGGACATCTTGCCTTCAAGCCGCGCCTGGCGCGTGAAATGGCGTGCTCAGCAGCCTGATCAGTGCGGGTAACTCGGGGAGATTCCACCGCAGGGCATGGCACAGCCGCTCCGCGCCGTACCGCACGAGGCTCATGGCCGGGCGGCCATTAGCCTTCACCTTGACCGGAACCTGCGCCTGGAGCCACACGCCGACCCGGAGGCAGCTGATCCAGGCCAGGACGACCAGCCCGAACAGACGTTCCAGCCGGTCCGGGTGGGTGATGCCGGTCCGCTCCACATCGAACCCGCGGACCTTGAGGCTCGCGAACGTGCACTCCACCGACCAGCGAGCCCGGTACAGCATGCAGGTGTCCCACACGCTGAAATCCGTGGCAATGGCCACCAGGTCCCCCGCGGGGGACCTGGTGGCCACGACCTGCATCACCTCACCGTAGACGTTGGCCCGCTCGGCGAGGCACCGCACCTCCCCGACCTGCAGATCTCCAAACCACGTGTCCACGCGCAGCTCGTCCACGACAGCGTTCTTCCGGATGCGGATGGCCCGTTTGATGCCCTTGCGTCTCAGGAACCGGAACCACTCCCCGCCGATGAATTCCCGGTCAGCGACCAGGCCCTTCCAGCGGCCCGCTGGAAGGGCCTTCAGGAGTCGTGAGACCAATTGGATGCGCCGGACCGTGCCGCTGTTGCCGTCGTGATCGAGAGCGGTCCAGACGAGCGGCACCGTGTACCCGTGCAACACGACGCCGAGGACCAGGAGGTTCAGGGGCGACTCGCCACGCTCCCAGGTCGTCCGGTCCATGCTGAGCAGCAGTTTCCCAGGGGGCAGCAGGGCCAGCAGGAAGGCCAGGAACACCGGTCCAGTCAGCTGGGGATCCCGGCACCCTCGTTCCACCCGGCGTTTCTTCGCGTCGAGGGAGCTTGCCCCAGGCAGGTGGGCGCACAGGTCACTCTGGTTCACGCTCCTCGCGGTCACCATCGCGAAGATCACGTCCACGACACGCTGCAGCGTGTCGTGGCGCAGGAAGGGCACGCAGGCTTTGAAATGGCGGGTGAGTTCAGTACGCTGGAGATCGGCGGGTTCTGGGATGGTCACACACCCAAAACACCGCCGTTTGTTGTGCCGATTCGCGACCGATCATACGTTCAGGAATTTTGCGTCCAGCACAGCCTCAACCTGAAGATGTCCGGTACAGAGGACGAGCCGATTTAACCAAGTGCACAGGGCCTGCCCGACATGTTCTCGGCTAACCTCTTAACCAACACTGGAAATTTTTATGGATATGGTCGTATTTGAATGGCGGGAGCCGCGTGACATTCTGTGCTGCACGTCAGCCGTCTCGTGCTGCAGCGCGAGACGAACAACGGAGATTTGCAGAACGCGCCGACCGTGGATATCGTGGCGGCCAGGCGCTTGGTGGCAGTGCGCATGAAGACCAAGTCCCCCCGTAACGGGGCCCGGTACTCGCAGACTCACTCCAGCCCAGCCAGGAGACAACCTGTGGGCAGTGAACAGAACAACGTTCAATTTGTGCGCTGGCTGGTGCTGGTCATCCTCGGGCTGATCACCCTGGCGTTGGCGCCGACCACGGTGGTCTACCGCTTGAGCTGGCGTGAGGAAATCCGAAGGGCGCCACACGATGTGCTGGCGTTGGGGTATAGGGGCATGGTAATTCCTCTGGGCTACGGCGCGCTGTCCCTCCTGGCCTTGGGCGCCACGATGAGCTTTTACACACTGACGTGCCCAAAGCGCTGGCAGGGCAAGTCGGTGCCGAGGTCGCTGGGGACTGACCCTCCGGCGTAAAGTCTTTCAGGCGGTCCGCCTGTGGTGCCCGTCAGGCCGTGTGTCAGAAGCCAGTTGGGTAAGTTAGGTCGCCGACGCGAACTGCTGTGGTCCTTGACGTGCAAGGCAGTCTTCAGCGCCCCGTCAGGGCTTCATACGCGGCATTGATCTGCTTCATCCGCTGTTCGGCCAGCAGCCGGAACTCTGGCCCCAGGCTGGCGACCCGGTCGGGGTGATACTGCTTGGCCAGTCGGCGGTAGGCCGCTTTGATGTCCTCCAATGTCGCGGTTGGGGACACCTCCAGCACCTCGTGTGGGGTGGACGCAGCGGCCTGAGGTGTGGTGCGCTCCTGCAGGGCGCCCACCAGCGCCCTGGCGTCCCCCCGCGCGGCCCAGAGGTCACCCACGGGTGTGAAGGCGGTGTCTTTCGTGCGGGGTTGCCACACCACGCCCTGGGCCTGAAGTTGCCGGGCAGCCAGGGTGACCTGCTCGTAAATCTCCGCCCAGCTCTTGGCCCGGTCCCCCTTCGGGGCACTGAGGTCCATCTCGTCGGTGCGGGCCTTCACGTCCAGGGCAAACCGTTCACCATTGCCGGTGATGAGCAGGGCGTCCGCGTCGCCGCCACGCGCCAGGATGATGCTGGTTTCCAGGGTCCAGCCGGTTGGGAGTGCCGCCTGCAGGTCCCGGAGCGCCTGCGCTTCGACCGCGCGGCCGTGGGCGGCGGGGTCCGCCTGTGGGGCCGCGCTGCCCGTCAGGTTCTGACGCATGGCGTCCCAGGCCTGGAGCTGCTGGGCCAGGGTGACCTGATCGGCGATCAGGGTGGTGACCCCGCGGCTGAGGCTGGTCTCGTACTCGCCTTCGGCGCGCCGGGGTTTGTGGCGGCGGCCACGGCGCGGAGGAGGACGCCCTGGGAGGCAGCAGCGGGAGTGGCCAGGGTCATGGGGGATGGCTGCACTGTACTGGCTGAGCGCCGCGCGGTTCTACAGATGTGTGTGGTCTGCCCCCCGAAAACTGGACGGGATGAAGTAGAGAGTCAGGCTCGCCCCCGCCAGCCGTAGGCTGGGAAGCGAGGCCCCTATGAAAAACCGGCAGTTCAGCGAAGATCAGATCATCAAGCTGCTCCAGGACGCCAAAAAGGGTGAGAAGCCAGTCGAGGACCTGTGCCGTGACTTCGGCTGCAGTCCGGCGTCCTTTTACGCCTGGAAGAAGAAGTACGGCGACACCACTGTTGGCGAAGCCAAGCGGCTTCGCCAACTCGAGAAAGAGAACGCCCGCCTGCTGAAAATAGTCGGGCAGCAACGCCTGGAAATCGATGCGATGAAGGACGTGATCCAGAAAAAGCGGTGACGCCCGCCGAGAGACGGGCGGCAGCGAGGCAACTCGTTGCCGCCCAGGTCAAGCCCGAACGGGCTTGCCTCCTGGTGGGCATTCCCAGATCCACCTGGTACTACCGTCCGAAGCCGCGTCACGATGGGGATCTCCGGCAGCGCATTCGCGAACTGGCCCTTGTGCATCCTCGACGCGGGTACCGGTTCATTCACGCGCTGCTCGTCCAGGAGGGACATCGCATCAACCGGAAGAAGGTCCGGCGCATCTGGCGCGAGGAGCACCTGACGGTCACGACCAGGCGCCGGAAGAAGATCCGCACTGGGGCGAGTGTTCCCATGCAGGCTGAGTTCCCGGATCACGTGTGGACGTATGACTTCCTGTTCGACCAGACGTTCGGGGGGACAACGCTGAAGATCCTGACGCTGACCGACGAGTTCACCCGTGAATCCCTGGCGCTGCGGGTGGCGGCGTCCTTCACATCCCTGGATGTGAAGGACGTGCTTCAGGACGTCATCGCGGCGCGTGGTGCACCCAGATTCATCCGGAGTGACAACGGGCCAGAGTTTATGGCTCGTGACCTGGGCATCTGGTTGGCTGTGAATGCGGTCGGCACCCGGTTCATTGAGCCGGGGAAGCCCTGGCAAAACGGCTACGCCGAGAGTTTTCACTCTCGGCTGCGGGAGGAATGCCTGAATCTGGAGGTGCTGTACTCGGCGCGGCACGCCCAGGTGGTGCTGGATGGCTACCAGGCGTTTTACAACGAGAGGCGGCCACATTCGTCGCTGGGCTACCGAACCCCTCACGAGCATGCCGAACAGTCCAGGGGGCGGCCGAACGCCCCCCTGTGCGGACAGAACACCGCACAGGCGAACGTCCGACCTTCCCCTGGTCAGGCAGGAACCGCTGATGATGTACCCTGCTCTTGAGCCGAGTCTCTACTCGAAACTGTCCAAAATTTGGGGCCAGCCCATGTGCAGAAACGGAGGCGCCCCGAGCTCCACCTGGAGAGGAGCACAGGCTCAAGGCAGAAGACACCAGGCTGAGTCAGACAGGGCACGTGTCCATGCTGCTGACCTGCGGATGACAATTGAGGGGCCTGCTTCACCACCGCGTATCCGGCCAGCCAGGAGTGTGTGCGGCGGCAGCCACACGAACGCCTTGCACGATCTGTGCGCCGACTCCGCCCATGCCCACCGCCATAGGCTGCTTCTGCGCACAGGGCCTCATGCCTATGGCCACTGGGGGCCTGGCCCCCAGCACCCGATGTGCTGCTCACATGTGCATGACAAAGCACGAGGGCTGCTCTATGGTTGTGCGCGCCCCGGTTCAGGGTCGCTCATCCAACATCACGATCTCATTTCGTCGTGTCGACTCGACACGGCTTGGGCCCCGTATGCCGCCGCGTGCTTGTCGTCTGCCGACAGCACAACGTTAACTATGGAAAGGAGTTAAATGCTGACATCGAGTTTGCCCACACAGGAGCTTGTTGAGAAGGAAATGTGGCAGTTTTTTGCCCGTGGCAAGGCCGGGTGTATTTTCGCCGCTGTTGCGGCCCGTCGGCCAGACTTTTTTCGCTGGCGGCAAACCATTGTGTGGAAACCGAGTATTTTGGAAATTGATCGGAGTATTGCAGAGGCACTGAGCGCAAAAAATGTCTCGACGTTAACCCTGGTGTTTCCAACAGTGACTTCAGTGAGAGACTTACGTGTGCTGATTGGCATGATACGAGCGAGTGAATTCCTCTTCGTCGAAGACGAGGTGAGTCACGACAACCTCCTCTGCCTTGGCATTCGGGCCCGCATCGGCCCGTTGACCTCATGGGTCACTGGATTTGCGACGCATGCCGACATGCCGGTCACCCGACGCGCGCCCTATACCGCCTTGACCCTGCGGATTAAACCCCGCCCGAAGTACAGCGCGGTCATGAAAAAAGCGCCAGAGAATGTTATACATCTCGCCGATATGAACATGCGGGGCCTGAGTCGGGAGCAGTTTCAACAGTACTGGGATCTTTCGCATACACATACAGCGCGACTCCTTGGTCACAAACCAAATATCTTCAGTGCAGCAAAAACGACTTTTGTTCTGCCGCGTCGCCACGAATGAAAATTCACGCTCTCTACCACCGGGCGGCACATGGGCACCCTGGGCGGCGCACAGAACAGCTCATCCTGACCTTGGCGGGCATCCAGGGCCATTTTCCGACGTCCCCTGTGCGGCAGGTGCTGGCCACAGACCTCCATACCCTCCATCAACTGGGATTGGAGCCTGGGGTTTTGAAAGAAGATCTGGTCCTCCAGGATATTGATCTTCACGCCCTCGCCTCTGGCAGTGAACTGGTCTTCGGCGCGGTGCGCTTGCGCCTGACGGTTCACTGCGAACCCTGCAAACAGGTGGGGACCTCCGTCTCCACGCGCACGTTGATGCACCGGCGTGGCTACCTCATGCAGATCATGGCACCGGGTCCGCTGACCCTGGGAAGCCCGGGTCACGTCCGGTCAGATGTGTATGAGGAGATCCCATACCGGGCGGTGGACCGGGTCGCGTGGTACTTGCGACGACTGGACGGTCCGATTGCCAGTACACAGCTCATGGAAGCGCTTGGATTGCCAATGGGCATGTGCCGTGCGCTGCCCCGAATGCTCCGGCACATTGACCCGACCGATGCCGGCAAAGTGACGTTTAAAAGCGCTGAGCGCCGTGCCCGTGCAGAGCGCCTGGCGACGCAGGCGAGAGGCCAGATATGACGCCAAACGGTGGAAAATTTATTGTTGTCTTGGGTGGCGATGGGGCCGGGAAAAGTACGTTGTTACGTACTCTGAAATCAAGCGGTTACTGCACGGTGGACTGGCGCGCCATGCAGGCAGACCCCGCCCTCGCCCAGGTGTATGGCTGGGCCCTGCACAGTGACTCGTCAGAAATCCGCCGACAACTTCAACCAGTCACACGAGCGTTGGACTTCATCAAATTCTATGTGGCGCTCTATGAACATGTTATCCGGCCTAAACTTGATGCTGGACAGGATGTCATC
The Deinococcus sp. JMULE3 genome window above contains:
- a CDS encoding helix-turn-helix domain-containing protein produces the protein MARSHRRIEISEEDDQRLRELETSRHTCPKVRLRASILRLHRQGWTVPQLSNHFNRNHQAIHNDLTRFSQHGIPGLADACSPGRPSHMTPEIEQFLREKLLEERFWNAPLLSEQISRTFGVTIGPRALANHLQRLGYSWKRARYSPAKQLDPDIVQHHQDSLETLKKGHWTAD
- a CDS encoding transposase, with the translated sequence MKNRQFSEDQIIKLLQDAKKGEKPVEDLCRDFGCSPASFYAWKKKYGDTTVGEAKRLRQLEKENARLLKIVGQQRLEIDAMKDVIQKKR
- a CDS encoding replication initiator protein A, translated to MVKGLPMKPIREAQYHDELNLARLNVILATNRTKLQHWQKRLQLDAFGEIAIECTAANGHVVPHGLDNDVLMGLITGAVLQNVEPGGEIRLTATELIRLSGLPDCERVFQRLEESLERLQWTALKISEAWFDEGKQHARSIKLSIVSKHWVENVTDPTVKNPGQWQGITKLVIRLDPELTRSIRIGYIRPLNSAILGQIKQPMGRSVYRALSLLRTTSTTSGPAPLCMELPLVAWADHLGLTHHLPELNFVQKIQRALEPAHAALQSAGYLAEVKYSGRGDAKTVSYTFAAEEMQPVNPEVAQLLRPHLGEQRAIQLATELTPEHVRTVLGQFERLLQTDYSRKVRSRPGLLHDMLINPGKYNSVTGLPEKPTARQPIRELLPIDDVMPTPNQAAFEMTFKVVSRSWQEANIRQYKPRLWELYKDGRITTFDLSRQLSDLDPSSVAAQLDRWEQAV
- a CDS encoding J domain-containing protein, yielding MRQNLTGSAAPQADPAAHGRAVEAQALRDLQAALPTGWTLETSIILARGGDADALLITGNGERFALDVKARTDEMDLSAPKGDRAKSWAEIYEQVTLAARQLQAQGVVWQPRTKDTAFTPVGDLWAARGDARALVGALQERTTPQAAASTPHEVLEVSPTATLEDIKAAYRRLAKQYHPDRVASLGPEFRLLAEQRMKQINAAYEALTGR
- a CDS encoding IS3 family transposase, whose product is MTPAERRAAARQLVAAQVKPERACLLVGIPRSTWYYRPKPRHDGDLRQRIRELALVHPRRGYRFIHALLVQEGHRINRKKVRRIWREEHLTVTTRRRKKIRTGASVPMQAEFPDHVWTYDFLFDQTFGGTTLKILTLTDEFTRESLALRVAASFTSLDVKDVLQDVIAARGAPRFIRSDNGPEFMARDLGIWLAVNAVGTRFIEPGKPWQNGYAESFHSRLREECLNLEVLYSARHAQVVLDGYQAFYNERRPHSSLGYRTPHEHAEQSRGRPNAPLCGQNTAQANVRPSPGQAGTADDVPCS
- a CDS encoding MOSC domain-containing protein, coding for MKIHALYHRAAHGHPGRRTEQLILTLAGIQGHFPTSPVRQVLATDLHTLHQLGLEPGVLKEDLVLQDIDLHALASGSELVFGAVRLRLTVHCEPCKQVGTSVSTRTLMHRRGYLMQIMAPGPLTLGSPGHVRSDVYEEIPYRAVDRVAWYLRRLDGPIASTQLMEALGLPMGMCRALPRMLRHIDPTDAGKVTFKSAERRARAERLATQARGQI
- a CDS encoding transposase, with the protein product MVTARSVNQSDLCAHLPGASSLDAKKRRVERGCRDPQLTGPVFLAFLLALLPPGKLLLSMDRTTWERGESPLNLLVLGVVLHGYTVPLVWTALDHDGNSGTVRRIQLVSRLLKALPAGRWKGLVADREFIGGEWFRFLRRKGIKRAIRIRKNAVVDELRVDTWFGDLQVGEVRCLAERANVYGEVMQVVATRSPAGDLVAIATDFSVWDTCMLYRARWSVECTFASLKVRGFDVERTGITHPDRLERLFGLVVLAWISCLRVGVWLQAQVPVKVKANGRPAMSLVRYGAERLCHALRWNLPELPALIRLLSTPFHAPGAA